GGTACAGATATGGGCGTTTTCAGCTGTGCCCACATAGTACTTGCCTGCCAGGTCTTCATACGAACGCCATCCGTCGGGCAGTTTGCCCACCAATACGCTTGCCTCACTGTCATCGGTAGTGTACGTGTTTTTGCTGGCATCATAGGTAAAGCTGTCGAAAGTGCGCTGACCAATGGTGATAGTCTTATAGAGTTTCAGACCTTTGTTGGTCAGTACATAGGCTGTTGACTTGGTCTCTTCACCGATAGTAATGGAGGCCTGCTGAGTCTCTAAGTCGAGTTCCATGGTCACGTCATCCTTGACAAAAGTCTCATAGAGTTGACCGTCTATAACCTTTTTGCACTCTGTGATATACTGTGCAGGTGTTGTCTGATTACGATAGAGAACAATCTCGTTGCCTGAGCGGTTGCCCTTCAAGGTAATGGTGTTCTTGTCTTCACTGATGTTCATGATAATGAAGATGAAATCACCACCTTTGGCCTCATATTCACCGGCCGATGGAGTAGCATAATAGTGCAGGTACTTGTTGTAGGTGTCAAAGGAAATACAGGGACCATCCTCGTTAGTCATGGAGTATGTGCTGGTCTCAGCGATAGGCTGGCTACTGCTGTCGTAGTCACCATTGACGAAATAGGCAGACACCTGGCTGTCTGTGAATTTCAACACATAGCTGAATCCACCAATGCCTTGCAAGTTGTCCGGATAGTAGTTCATCACCCATCCGTTTTCTGCGCTTGTCAGTACTTTTCGGGCATTATCCAGATATTCCATAGAGCGGATAGAAGCCGACTTTTCAAAGACATCATCCTGATTCTTCAGGCAAGATGACATCAACAGTACGGACATCATCAATAGCAGATATGATATTTTATTCTTGTTCATTATGAGTTCTCCTTCTTTTTTAGTTAGATGCTTTTTTACTGCTCAATGTCAGGTCGGTAAGATCAATTTTACCGCTGGTAATATCAAGTTGGCGACGGAGAATGCAGTCACGCAACTCGTCAAGGTCGATATTCCATACCGTATGCATATAGTCACGGGTGATGTCCAGCTTTTGCTCGATGAGGACACGACCGGTCTGTGTCTGGTCGGCATCTTCTTCCCATTTAGCCTCAGCAGCTTTCATCTGTGCTTCCCACCATTCAGGTGAGTGTGTGACATATACTGACACCATCTCTGCAAAGTCCTCTGCCGTGTTGGTCTGTGCATAGGCACTAATGAAACCACGCTTCAGATATGCCGAGAGATAAGGCTCAGAGAACTGGCTGTCACTGACGTATGAACTGGGAGTTACCTGACGGAAGGCTGTCGGATAATCCTTAGTCTGGTTCAGAATATGTGTAAACTCGTGGTGAATGGTCTTGATATAATAGTGGTTCAAGTTCTCAGCCACATCGTTGCCAAATTCAAAGGCGAAATCACCAGACTCTTTCTCTCCTGCCAAAATAGGATTCAGGTAGGTCAGACCTGACAACAGAATCTTGCGACCTCCCTCGGCAGTACCCAGAATGTATGAACCGTTATTCCTGTATTCCCATTCTCCAATCAGGAAGAACATCTTGGGGAACTGAGAACGGGTAAACTCAATACCAGCAACCTCATTGTAGGTCTCTACGCAGAGATACTTCACCAGATGGGCCATCTTTACTGAGGCCTCATAAGTAGCTGGTACGGTGTAGTAGTTCAAGTCACTCTCAATCTCCTCATAACGGTATTTGAAGTCAATGTTATAGGGATTGCGATAGTTCTCCTCCAACCAGAGGTCGAACTCATTGGGGATATAGTTGTCTACAGAAATGACACTCTCTGACTTGATCTCGTCGTTAGAGCAGGAGACCAGTCCTAATGCCATGATGACAACAGGCAGTATAAATAAAATATTCTTTTTCATAGGTGTCTTCTATTAAAGGTGATTAACTGCTGCATTACCTGCATTGTCTTTTCGTGGATTTGGCGTATAACCAGCCTCACGAACCTTTTGTGGAATCTGAATGGCACGACGTGGGTCATCGACAGTCAGCCAGTCTTTGATGTGATCAGGATTACCAGCGGCATTCATCACACGACGAGGAATCTCAATTCCCCAGCGCTTTATGTCGAACCAACGCTTGCCTTCGTGCAGTGTCTCGTAACGGCGGCAAGCCAGTACCAGTTGGATAATATTCTCCTGTGTAGAACCCTCTTTGTCAATTGTGAACTTAGGATTCAGGTGCTTCTTCAATGATGACTTGATGTCGCCCTTAGGCGTGTTCTGCGCATCATCATATGCATAGGGCAGACCACCGATATATTCATTGATACGATCAATCGTCAGCACATAGCCTTTCTTTTTG
The sequence above is a segment of the Prevotella sp. E9-3 genome. Coding sequences within it:
- a CDS encoding DUF4302 domain-containing protein, coding for MNKNKISYLLLMMSVLLMSSCLKNQDDVFEKSASIRSMEYLDNARKVLTSAENGWVMNYYPDNLQGIGGFSYVLKFTDSQVSAYFVNGDYDSSSQPIAETSTYSMTNEDGPCISFDTYNKYLHYYATPSAGEYEAKGGDFIFIIMNISEDKNTITLKGNRSGNEIVLYRNQTTPAQYITECKKVIDGQLYETFVKDDVTMELDLETQQASITIGEETKSTAYVLTNKGLKLYKTITIGQRTFDSFTYDASKNTYTTDDSEASVLVGKLPDGWRSYEDLAGKYYVGTAENAHICTITANGDGSSYTIKNLDDAVEGTVTAYYKYTKGSFVISPQSMGMFNNTYYVWLIAVGDNAMAWDPNIQFKGKNSATTPLTITFAGGEYNELWTYAFTDNPPTGDGRAGYLTQFESPFTLVRVE
- a CDS encoding putative zinc-binding metallopeptidase, which produces MKKNILFILPVVIMALGLVSCSNDEIKSESVISVDNYIPNEFDLWLEENYRNPYNIDFKYRYEEIESDLNYYTVPATYEASVKMAHLVKYLCVETYNEVAGIEFTRSQFPKMFFLIGEWEYRNNGSYILGTAEGGRKILLSGLTYLNPILAGEKESGDFAFEFGNDVAENLNHYYIKTIHHEFTHILNQTKDYPTAFRQVTPSSYVSDSQFSEPYLSAYLKRGFISAYAQTNTAEDFAEMVSVYVTHSPEWWEAQMKAAEAKWEEDADQTQTGRVLIEQKLDITRDYMHTVWNIDLDELRDCILRRQLDITSGKIDLTDLTLSSKKASN